The Helicobacteraceae bacterium sequence GATAAACGTTCTTGCCCGCTAGTTGCAAAATGGTGTAGGGTTCTAGCCCTACGATAGGACGGGACGCTTGCGCGAAACCCGGAATGATCTCAACCAAACCCGCGAACGCGATCGTAAGAAATAGGAACACCGCGAAGAAAAACGGGTGCTTTTCTAACCAATGAAACATAACGCCTCCTCCTTAATTCGCCGAGATCGGGGTCGCCGCGACAGGTTCTTTTTCAACCTTATCGCCGCTCGTAATCGACTTGATCACGTTCCACACGAAGATCAAGAAGCCGACAAAATACAGAGCGCCGCCGACGCCGCGAATAATATAATACGGATGCAACGCTTCAACGGTGCTGATGAAGCTATACAACAAATTGCCGTAATCATCGACCGCGCGCCACATTAAGCCTTGCGTAATACCCGCAATCCACATACTGGTAAAGTAAAGCACGATACCGGTGGTTTGAATCCAGAACTGAATATCGATTAGTTTCGCGCTGTATAGCTTGCGCCCATACATACGAGGAACCATATGATAGGTCGCCGCCATCACGCTGAAACATACCCAGCCCAGAACGCCGTCGTGAACGTGTCCGACAATCCAATCTGTGAAGTGAGCCAAAGCGTTAACCGATTTAATAGATTGAATCGGTCCTTCAAGGGTGGAGAACATATAGAACACCGACGCGAGGATCAACATTTTGATAATCGGGTTAGTGGTAACCTGATGCCACTGTCCGCGAAGCGTAAGCAGGAAGTTGATAGCCGTCCCCCAAGAGGGAAGTATCAGCACTACGGAGAAAACCGATCCCATCGTCTGCATCCAGTCTGGAACAGTCGAATAGATCAGGTGGTGTCCGCCCGCCCAGAGATAAACGAACATCAAAGACCAGAACGAATACAGCGACAATTTGTAGCTATATACCGGCGCTCCGGCTTCTTTGGGCATAAAGTAATAGACCAGCGCAATCACCGCGGAAGTAAAGACGAACGCGACCGCGTTGTGTCCCCACCACCATTGGATCAGACCGTCGTTGGTGCCGCTATACATAGAAACCGAGTTAAATATCGAGCCGTAGCCGGAGACAATAGTCGGAATCTGAAGGTTGTTGGTGATGTATAGCATAGCGATCGCAAGAAACGTCGCGATGAAATACCAGAGCGAAATATAGAGGCTCTTTTCGCGTCGAACGCCGATCGCGCCCCACATATGCAGCCCCCAAACAACCCATAAAACGACGATAAGAAGGTCGATTGGCCAGATAAGCTCGATGTATTCCTTGTTCTGCGTTAGACCGGCAAACAGCGTTACCACCGCAAGCGCGAGAATAAGCACATAGAGCCAAAAGTGAATGTATCCGAGCGCTTTCAGGAAAGGATATTCGTTAAACGAAATCTTTAGAACGCGCTGCGAGATGTA is a genomic window containing:
- the ccoN gene encoding cytochrome-c oxidase, cbb3-type subunit I; translation: MQSSSASLSYDYSVAKLFTYTMVIFGIIGMLVGVLLAFQMAWPAFNLTGILGDYGEFVAFGRLRPLHTNGIIYGFMLSGIWAAWYYISQRVLKISFNEYPFLKALGYIHFWLYVLILALAVVTLFAGLTQNKEYIELIWPIDLLIVVLWVVWGLHMWGAIGVRREKSLYISLWYFIATFLAIAMLYITNNLQIPTIVSGYGSIFNSVSMYSGTNDGLIQWWWGHNAVAFVFTSAVIALVYYFMPKEAGAPVYSYKLSLYSFWSLMFVYLWAGGHHLIYSTVPDWMQTMGSVFSVVLILPSWGTAINFLLTLRGQWHQVTTNPIIKMLILASVFYMFSTLEGPIQSIKSVNALAHFTDWIVGHVHDGVLGWVCFSVMAATYHMVPRMYGRKLYSAKLIDIQFWIQTTGIVLYFTSMWIAGITQGLMWRAVDDYGNLLYSFISTVEALHPYYIIRGVGGALYFVGFLIFVWNVIKSITSGDKVEKEPVAATPISAN